GTCGATCACTTTGTCTGACACAATAGTCATAATCCTGTCCCTATTTTATGGCAGGGGAGACCAAGGCTCTTAGAGGGTAGGGTCTTGACTGATGTCACACACAGTTTGGGGACAGAGCTTAACTTGAAGCAGGAAAGGCTTCTCACGTACAGGAGTCAGACTGCTTGTGTCTGAGTCCTGGAGCTGCCATTTGTTGGCTGTCACCTGCAGCAAGTCAGTTTGCTGCCTGGAGCCCTCACTGTCCCCATCTGTGAATGGGGTCTCCTGGGGCTGTTGAGAAGATGCCGGGACACCTGGCACGGGAGCAGGCATTGCTAAGCATCAAATGCTCCGATGTCAAAGGCTAGCCCACCCTCTCTCTTTGGGGCCAAAAGATACTCAGACTTGGTCTGGAggtaaagaatacattttaatctCTCTCAGGGTAGGGGTTCTGGTGAGGCTGCTCCCTGGGCGAGGCCACAGAGCCGTGCACTCGCACGCGGTACAGGCAAGTGAAGCTTGGGTTCCCCCAGTTGCTCGAGATCTTCACCTTGACCTCACCGAAAGCCCGGGCCGGCTGGTTCTGGAAGAGAATGTCACAGAGGCCACTCACCTATAGACTCCCACCCTGTCTGCTTATACCCATCACTGGAGATGGtaaatttttctctaagtttgATGGAAGGAGTATTAAAGGTAGCAACTGGATTTGAAGGAACAGGAATGAAGACAGGCAAGTCTGGGCCAACACCCCCACTAATACCAAGAGTTCCTTGTTGCTCTAAAAGAGTACCGAAGACCTGTCCTCAGACTGAAAGAGCACCAGGAATCTCGGGTGGATTGTCTGTTCAAAGGTGGGGGGTGGAAGGCAACTTTCCCACTTCATAGGtggggaaactaaggcccagagaggacGGTGGACTGTCCCAAGGCCACACAACAAGTCGCTATTCAGGAGCTCTTACTGAAGATGCTGAGGCCAGAAGGACAGACGTACTGTGGATGAGGAAATGTCCCAGCTTTGGTGCTGTGGGATCTTGGGCAAACCTCCACCCATTCTGGGCTTCAGTCTCCCACTCCTGCCCCGCCCCCCTGTAAGATGAGAGTGGTACTATCTGCTTCCCAGGATTGCCGTGGACATGAAATGAGATTTTGGGGCCAGCGGCTTCCagcatctggcacacagtaacTGCTCTGTAAGTGCAGCCCCTCCCCTTTGTTGCCAAGCAAGAGGGGGTGGAGCCTGTGTTTATTACGCTCCCTACCTAGTGAAAAAAGTACGACGGGCTTAGTCTTCACTGGACGGCTTCCACCTCTCAGGGAatgacagaaggggaaactgaggccccagagAAGCGGGGCTTGGCCCAAGCTCATGTATAATTTATGGTTGGGGTGAGATTCGGGCCAGCAAGGGTTTGATTCAAGCCTCAGGGCCATTCCAGTAGTCACTCCAGATCTGCTTCTGTCTCCAACTCCCCTCCcctcaggcctcagtttccccacctgtggTTGGATCAGGTGCTGATTCTGGGGCCACCCAGTATGGAGACCCTCCCTTTAGAGCCAGCAGCCCCTGCCCATGGGACCCTCTTGCTCAACGTCTGCTGTCCTGGGAAGAAACGCAGCAAGAGGGCTCCCGGGCACATCGGGGAAAGGGGGAGAGGTGGAAACAGGTGGTTGGGTCTCCTAGGAGTCTCACTTGGCCTTGGGCAGCGACTGccactctctgagcctcagtttccttgcctgtCAAGCAGGTTAGTCATGACTGGACACCTCCTGGGGATACTGGGGATGAAGAGGGGGGGTCCCTGGGGACAGGCTGCACACTGCATTCAGCAGGGGCTCAGCACAGGGAGCTGTTTGTGGGTACCTGGAGCGGGAACATCTGGATGATGTTTTCTGGCTGAAACTGAAATGCCCCAAGGAACACCTCCTCCCTGGGGGAGCTCTCCATGCCCTGTGGAAGCAGAACCATGGAGAAGTTGTCAATTACCAGCAGGGCCCTCAGAGGGTGTCTCCCCTCTTCAGTGGAGACTTCACACTTCCCAGGATGGGAGCTCGCTACCTGTCTGGGCACTGCTCCACTACAGCACAGTGCAATGAATAGGAGAGAGCACTGGACTGGGAGCCAGAGGCTCGGGGTCTATTTCTAGCTTTGCTACTGACTTGTAGAACTGAGGTGTTTCCCTGATCCTGCTATGGACCGATTTTACTGAGACAGTCCAGATAATTCTTCGGACCTTCTTAGCAAAAATGGGAGCTCCATGGTCTCTGCAGACTATCTTGGCTCTGAAAGCTTGGTTTGAAATAGAGTAGCTGTTTATCCCCTACCCTTGAAGGCTGAAATCAGACCCCAGCCCTGGCCACTTCCAGCCTCAACCAAGTTgcacccagcccctcccctgcGTGCATTGTGCGGACCCTGTTTACACCAGCCTGGAATACCACCGTTGGAAGCTTGTTGCTTCAGCTAAGCGTGGCTGCCTGCCAGGGAGTGCTCACATAGACAACAAAGTCCTTGGGGGCAGTGTCCAGGCTGCCTGACAGTGAGATGGTCTTGGGGATGTGCTGCAGCGTGAGGTTGGACAGGTAGATCTTCTGAGCCAGACGGATGGTCACCTGGCCGCGGTCACCCTCAAAGGCCCAGCAGTTGCCAGGTGTCACGTTGGGCTAGAAAAGGCAAGTACAATAAGGGACATGCTGGCGGGGGGGCGGTAGGAGGCATCATCCCACCTCTGATCCCCTGCACttcctcagctctcctgggtgaACCAGTCCTTTCTTGTCTCCAAAGCTTGGCTCAAGTGCCACCCCCTCCAGGAAGCTCTCCTGACTGTCCATGCAGGGGTAAGCCTTCCCTCAGTTCAGTGCAGTCAAGAAGGGACCTGCTTGGGGCCTCTCAGCCTCCACCGTCTCCCGATTggcacccattcattcattcattcactcattcatccctCCCATTATTCTTTACACAGTCTCACAATCATCCCATGACTTAGGCACCATCACTATCCCCGCTTTgaaggtgaggaagctgaggggaggagcaggacAATGACTGGCCCAGGCCATGCAGGCTGGAAGCGCAGCGCTGGGCGTCTGACCTTGGAACTTGGCATTCGTCACCACAATCTCCTGCcccacagatggggaaacaggcccagggagagaaagaggtTTGACAGAAATCACCAAGGAAAGGTATTTACACGCTAGGCTCTGAGCTGCTTGGAGCCACGGCATGGACAGTCCTTATCTGAACAGTAGATACTAACCCAGGGGGTGCGGGGGGGCTGTGGGTGTCAGAGGAGCTAGGCCCGGGCAGATGGGGAGTCAGCTTGGAAAGGGAGCTGAGGGAACAGCACGGGACAGGCCTAGGGTGAGCCAGACTTGGTGAGGTGCGGACCTGAAAGAGCTCAGTCAGGCTGGAGCCAGGAGAGGGCCCCGGAGGGCCAGAGTCTTGGCTGGGCCGCTTTTCACTACTGCTCCAAACCTGACTGCTGCCAGCACTTTGCCAGCCAGCCACTGTCCCCACTGCCCACCGCCCCAGCCTGGATCTGTGCACCACGCTGCACTCCGGGCCCTGTGCTTGGCCTGTGGCCCTGGATTCTCTCTGCCTGCGGATATGCTCGTCCTTGGCTGCCTCCTCCAGAAAACCCCTCGCCCCGTCCACGCTGAGCAAGGCCAATGCCCCAGCTTGACCCTGAGTGCCAAGATCTTGGAGCTCTTAAGGTAGAGTCCACGGATAAATGGCCTGCGACCTTTTGGCATTTCCAGGGTTGGCCACTGGGATGAGAGTCTCAGCCGGTGTTCACTGAATGTAGACACCTGCTGTGTGACCAGGACAAGCCCTTTCccatctctgggcctcattttcctcttctgtgaggCAGGATTCTGGAGGGGCGAAGAGCTCAGGTTTGAACTCTGGCTCTGCTATGTACTAGTGACCAGCTGTGAGGCCGCAGTCAAGTGACTTGGCTCttggagtctcagtttccttttctgcaaaATGGGTCTATCATAGGCCGTCCCCAGTGTAGTCCTGAGGTTTCTCTGACCCTCAAGCCTTGAGAGCTGAGTGGTGGGGTCCCTTCCAATGCCAAAGCAAGCTGTCCCTCCACTTTGTCCTACTCTAGCCTTGGTGGCCCCTGCAATCAGTTCtcacctcctgcccctgccccctctCAGCACCTCCCTCGTCAAtagcccctcctcctgccccctgcCTTTGCCCTGTGTCTGTCTCCTGCTCCTGCCTCTaactctgcccccaccccacttcctctgctcccacccctccctcttCTGCCAGCTCCTGTCCCCAAACCCTGCCCAGACCCCTCCCCTGCTGCTGTCCCGTCTCCCGCCATCGCCCCTGCCTCAAGGATCACGTCGGGGGGCTGTGCGTAGTTCCACAGCCTGATCCAGTTCCAGTAGGAGTGGGCCTTGTCGTGGTTGTAGGTGGCTGACGTGTGCTCAAAGTCAACGCTGGCCCCTGTGTAAGAGAAGGCGGTCTCAGCCAAGCAGCTGGGCTTCTGCCTGGCGGAGGGGACCCCACTGATGGGGCCCTCACCATGAGCCGGGCAAGCACTATGGATGAGTCACTGGCCCTGTTCTCCTCTAGGAAATGGGATTGCAGCCATGTTAATAATGGTCATCATGgtggctattattttttattttattaattttttagtttttgagatgaagtcttgctctgtccccaggctggtgtgcagtggctcgatctcggctcactgcaacctccggctcccgggttcaagcgattcccatgGTGGCTATGATTAGCACAGCCGTGGGAGTGCCAATGGCCTCCCCATCGTAGGGCTGCCGTGGCACTGAGATGAGACAGCAGAGCACGTTtcccaaagtgcctggcacagggtaaGCACTCCCCATCTAACATCTGGTGATGGCCCATACCCACTGTGCAGAGGAGGGAACTCCAGCCCTGAGAGGCTAAGTGAGGCCCAGCACTCAGGGGCTGGGCTGACACCATCTGACCCCATGTCTGCCTGAGCCTGGGGGTGCCCGAGCCAGTGGTGCTGCCTGGTAGGGGTCTGTGACCCCCGCCTGTGGCCCAGACCTCGCCTTCCCCTGGCTGTCCCTGACTCGTTCTCACCGGCCTCCTCACAGGGTCCCTTGGCCTGGAATGCTTTCTCTCCTCACCAAGTCTCAGCCCAAATGTTCCCCGCAGCAGAAGGCCTTTCTGTCCAGGCCCCCACCCTCCCTGCCACCTGCCTTATTGTTCTGGaagcactaattttttttttttttttttttttttttgagacaagagtctcgctctattgcccaggctggagtgcagtggtgcgatcttggctctctgcaacctccgccatctgggtttaagtgattctcgtgcctcagcctcctgagtagctgggattacaggcatgcgccaccatgcccagctaatttttgtatttttggtagagatggggtttctccatgttggccaggctggttttgaactactaacttcaggtgatctcctgcctcggcctcccaaagtgctgggattataggcatgagccactgtgactggccctgAAGCACTGATTCTTGAGCGCGGGTATGGGGACGGCTCTATCCTGCTGACCTGTGTGCCCAGCTCCAGGTTTGGAGAATAGTGGTGGGTGGGGGCGGTGGCGAGGTGAAGCCGAGAACAGCCCGAGCACATAGCACATTATAGATCTTCTATAATGTTGAGGGTCTGTGGATTACTgtgctccctcccaccccactccaTCCCTATCCCCCATACCTCACCTTGTCCCAGATCCCcttgagagaaaacaaaattgtagCAAGAAAACCAGCTTGGAGCAGAGGTCAGCTCTGAGGATGAACTTCCCAGCAGCAGAGGGTGTACCACACCAGGAGCGAAACTCACCCTCTGTAGAGCTTCTCAGGACACTTGAGGCAGTCAGATGGTGGGGAAGGGGGTCACTTACCTGTAGACTTCAGGGCAAAGTCTGGCTTTTCGATGTAATCTCCTTGTATCATCTTCATTATCTTATGGGCCATTTTTTGCTGAGAAGGGAGAAAACACCTGCTGTCCACTGGTGTGTTGTCAGGAACTGTGATCCCCACGTGTCCCTGGGAGGTAACGGGACATGCCCTCCTCTCCCTGACAGCCCGGCCCTGCCTGCGGAAGCCTGTGGCTCTTCTGTGAAAGCCCAGGTGACACAGAGCCACCCCAACCCCACCCAGTGGGTTCACGGGGCGCTTTCAAGTCCACTGTGACCGATGCCATTCAGGGATCCCAGAGTCTCAGTGAGGTTAAGGCAGGGGCTCTGACATCAGGATGACCTCTACTGTTGTGGggacttgggcaagttactgtCCCTCTGAGTCTCGATTTTCTCGCCTGTAGGATGGGGACAATAATCGTGTCTACCTCCCATTGTAGATCTATGAATCCCCTACTATGTACTGGGGCTGTTC
This is a stretch of genomic DNA from Saimiri boliviensis isolate mSaiBol1 chromosome 9, mSaiBol1.pri, whole genome shotgun sequence. It encodes these proteins:
- the SUN5 gene encoding SUN domain-containing protein 5, encoding MPRSSRGPADPGALLEDVASNRRPRRIVQRGQNASRMAEDPSSNMNDAFLLPVRINAQALGLTQCMLGCMSWVSCLAFFLRTQAQHVLFGTCRCKLLCQKLMEKTGILLLCAFGFWMFSIHLPSKMTVWQDDSITSPLQSLRLYQEKVRHHSGEIQDLRGSMNLLIAKLQEMEAMSDEQKMAHKIMKMIQGDYIEKPDFALKSTGASVDFEHTSATYNHDKAHSYWNWIRLWNYAQPPDVILEPNVTPGNCWAFEGDRGQVTIRLAQKIYLSNLTLQHIPKTISLSGSLDTAPKDFVVYGMESSPREEVFLGAFQFQPENIIQMFPLQNQPARAFGEVKVKISSNWGNPSFTCLYRVRVHGSVASPREQPHQNPYPERD